The DNA window TTTTGCTGGTTCAGTTTGCGCTTCAGCATTATGTTTGcttcaaatttaaaagctgCTTTGGATTTGGTTTTAACCAGCTGTTACACATAGAAGACTTAGTATGACCGTACAAccttaaaatttttaaatagaaGGCGAACCagatttgtttaaaataagcAATTTAAAATGAGAATGCTTAGTTTGTAGATAGACATACTCTTGTTTTGTTACATTCGATGGTACTAACATTGCGTTTTATTAAAAATCTTGATAAATAGCGagttttatatatgtatatttaaggTTTAAAAATTAGCGCTTTATTTTTGATTACGCGTAAACTCATCTAGACGCTTCTCGTTCTCCCGAACGAAGCTCGATTTGAAGGCTTTGCACGTTTTCTCTATGCTGCCTTTAACGACGGTTCCAAGAATTTCCAGAAATTGTGATACCTACAAGAAATATATACAAGTTTAGGATGCCAGCTGGGTTCAAAGTCTTGGGGAACATACGGTTAAATTCCTTTCGGGACACGATAGCTTCGCGAACTCGCATTGTGGTGCATGTTTCACGTGTTCCTTCCACGGATCATCCTCGGGTTCCCAGCCATCCAGGGTCTTTCCGCACACAAAGCAAGTGGCGGTGTCGTTTTCCCGCTTGGTGCCCGTCCAATAGAATCCCGCCTCGGCCATCTGTGGTACATGGA is part of the Drosophila sechellia strain sech25 chromosome 3R, ASM438219v1, whole genome shotgun sequence genome and encodes:
- the LOC6616779 gene encoding baculoviral IAP repeat-containing protein 5 — translated: MESPTVNEVAASLGGDKLEVFRKLNLLEQHRVESYKSWPFPETASCSISKMAEAGFYWTGTKRENDTATCFVCGKTLDGWEPEDDPWKEHVKHAPQCEFAKLSCPERNLTVSQFLEILGTVVKGSIEKTCKAFKSSFVRENEKRLDEFTRNQK